In one Lolium rigidum isolate FL_2022 chromosome 3, APGP_CSIRO_Lrig_0.1, whole genome shotgun sequence genomic region, the following are encoded:
- the LOC124698569 gene encoding 7-deoxyloganetin glucosyltransferase-like: protein MEGRASEEKAHAVCLPYPAQGHITPMLNVANMLHARGFHVTFVNSEYNHARLVRTRGAAAVAGSRGFRFATIPDGLPEASDDDVTQDIPSLCKSTTETCLGPFRRLLAQLNAAASTGESDHPPVTCVVSDLIMGFSMDAAKELGLPYVQLWTASAISYLAYYHYRLLIDRGIAPLKDVRQLTDGYLDTPVEDLPGLRNMRLRDFPSFIRTTDPDEFMVGYVIKETGRTAGASAVILNSFGDLEGEAVEAMEALLVNVKVYTVGPLNLVVPRETSSISRLSLWKEQEECLEWLHGKEPSSVVYVNFGSIVVMTSEQLVEFAWGLANSGRQFMWIIRPDLVRGDAAVLPKEFLAETAGRGLMASWCPQQEVLNHPSVGVFLTHSGWNSALESVCGGVPVISWPFFADQQTNCRYQCNEWGVGMEIDTNVQRDAVTSLIAELMDGEGGKKMRKKAQEWREKAILAAMPHGPSQRNFDELVRDVLLAKN from the exons ATGGAAGGAAGGGCCTCGGAGGAGAAGGCACACGCCGTGTGCCTGCCGTACCCGGCGCAGGGGCACATCACCCCGATGCTCAACGTGGCCAACATGCTGCACGCCCGCGGCTTCCACGTCACCTTCGTCAACTCCGAGTACAACCACGCCCGCCTCGTCCGGAcgcggggcgccgccgccgtagCCGGCTCCCGGGGCTTCCGCTTCGCCACCATTCCCGATGGCCTGCCGGAGGCGTCCGACGACGACGTAACGCAGGACATCCCGTCGCTTTGCAAGTCCACCACGGAGACCTGCCTTGGGCCCTTCCGCCGCCTCCTTGCCCAGCTCAatgccgccgcctccaccggcgAGAGTGACCACCCGCCCGTTACCTGCGTCGTCTCGGACCTCATCATGGGTTTCTCCATGGACGCGGCTAAGGAGCTCGGCCTTCCATACGTCCAGCTCTGGACTGCCAGTGCTATCAGTTACCTTGCGTACTACCACTATCGCCTTCTCATCGACCGTGGCATTGCTCCACTCAAAG ATGTGAGACAGCTGACGGATGGGTACCTTGACACTCCGGTGGAAGACCTGCCGGGGCTGAGGAACATGAGGCTGAGGGACTTCCCGAGCTTTATACGCACCACGGACCCGGACGAGTTCATGGTGGGTTACGTCATCAAGGAGACCGGTCGCACGGCCGGCGCATCGGCGGTGATCCTCAACAGCTTCGGCGACCTAGAGGGCGAGGCGGTGGAGGCCATGGAGGCGCTCCTCGTCAATGTCAAGGTGTACACGGTCGGCCCGCTCAATCTGGTCGTGCCGCGCGAGACGTCATCCATCAGCCGCCTCAGCCTGTGGAAGGAGCAGGAGGAGTGCCTTGAGTGGCTACACGGCAAGGAGCCCTCCTCCGTCGTGTACGTCAACTTCGGGAGCATCGTCGTCATGACCAGCGAGCAGCTGGTGGAGTTCGCGTGGGGACTCGCCAACAGCGGCAGGCAGTTCATGTGGATCATCCGCCCCGACCTCGTCCGGGGCGACGCGGCGGTGCTTCCCAAAGAGTTCTTGGCAGAGACGGCGGGGCGCGGGCTCATGGCCTCCTGGTGCCCGCAGCAGGAGGTGTTGAATCACCCGTCCGTGGGCGTGTTCCTGACTCACAGCGGCTGGAACTCGGCGCTGGAGAGCGTGTGCGGCGGCGTGCCCGTCATCAGCTGGCCCTTCTTCGCGGACCAGCAGACCAACTGCCGGTACCAGTGCAACGAGTGGGGCGTCGGCATGGAGATCGACACCAACGTCCAGCGCGACGCCGTCACGAGCCTTATCGCGGAGCTCATGGATGGGGAGGGTGGaaagaagatgaggaagaaggcGCAGGAATGGCGGGAGAAGGCGATCCTGGCGGCCATGCCACACGGTCCGTCTCAACGCAACTTCGATGAGCTGGTCCGCGATGTGCTCTTGGCCAAGAACTAG
- the LOC124698568 gene encoding uncharacterized protein LOC124698568: MEAADGDGPEEELVVACECCGFTEECTARYISVVRARYGDRWICGLCGDAVGEELGRAPISPAEALDRHVAVCSTRRASAPPSPEDNAGDLIAAVRLLLLRRLGSSPPSTPPRRVRSTPSSPRRGGASADVDVAGDSASAGSGIALVRTGSCFAALVE; the protein is encoded by the coding sequence ATGGAGGCGGCGGACGGAGACGGGCCGGAGGAGGAGCTGGTGGTGGCGTGCGAGTGCTGCGGCTTCACGGAGGAGTGCACGGCGCGGTACATCTCCGTCGTGCGCGCGCGGTACGGAGACAGGTGGATCTGCGGCCTCTGCGGCGACGCCGTCGGCGAGGAGCTCGGCCGCGCGCCCATCTCGCCGGCGGAGGCTCTCGACCGCCACGTCGCCGTCTGCAGTACCCGGCGCgcttcggcgccgccgtcgccggaggaCAACGCCGGGGACCTCATCGCGGCCGTGCGCCTGCTGCTCCTGCGCCGGCTCGGCTCGTCGCCGCCATCCACGCCGCCGAGGAGGGTCCGGTCCACGCCGAGCAGCCCCCGGCGTGGCGGGGCCTCCGCGGACGTCGACGTGGCCGGCGACTCCGCCTCCGCGGGCAGCGGGATCGCGCTCGTGCGCACGGGAAGCTGCTTCGCGGCGCTTGTGGAGTGA